A segment of the Maylandia zebra isolate NMK-2024a linkage group LG2, Mzebra_GT3a, whole genome shotgun sequence genome:
ATCTTTCTCTCATATATAAACGCACACATGCATCAgaggcacacacacaagcatgtaCAGGTACACAAATGCGGCTATTTTTACATCCATCTCacagaatagaaaaaaatgacacCAAACCAATATTTGGAGCCATTATTCTTTTTCCAGCTGATAGTGACTTCAGTCTTCACTGCCAGGAACTCATTtccccctctctcctcctcctcctgactGTCCTACTGTCCATCTGTCTCCTCGCCTCCACCCCTCCCTCCTTGCCTCTCAACTATTGTTGCCATCTCTCGTTTGCTTTGCATGGATTTTGACTGCAGCCAAGGGGCAATTTTACATGTAGCACAGAgttcacatacaaacacacacgcacaaacatgCATGTGCAGAAGGGGCggagaaagggggggggaaaaaaaacttgcCTTTAGAGGATTTGTTTATCAAATGTGCTGTCAAATCATGTCAGGCATTTCACATCAGGGCACATTTTCCAGCCTCGGGCTACTTAAAAGAAAGGATTCAAACACGAGGACGCCACAATGCAATTTCCACAACTTTCACCACTGTATATTTTTCATATTCTAAATATAGTGAGCCGTGAATGTGCACATACGGAGATCATTTTATCTGAATTGTAAATTCATGTTATTGATGTTGGTGTCAAGGATTTGCAAGGAGACAAATCATAAAACATCGACCAAGGAACCTATTAATGTTGCAGAAAAATGCTTCTCTGTAAAACATCTCACTAAAACATTTCTGGGGATTTCAGGACCACTTTCCTGAATAATTTATAGAAATTTCACGAACAATAACAACTGAGTGAAACCATGCATTATACATGTCAGCTTGTACTGAGACTTCTGTATGTGAATGCTTTGTGCTCAgtacatttgtttatttgtgtgaGCAAATTTCTCAGTGTGTGTTTTGGTCACGACCTCTGATAGATAAATTGTGTTTCTGAGTATACAATATGAAACCTAAATTTCTCTGCTTTTCTTCTATATTCTCTTCAGTTTtatcatatatatttattaggggtAGATATAGGGCAATAACAACAAGTTTAGTAGTTCTGCTACTCTCTGAGCCATCAACTGGACTGTGGGCAATTAATCTGATTTCCTCCTCCCCGATCTCGCCTCCATTTTAGTTTCATGTCACTCACTCCATTTCAGTTAATCtctgtggaagaaaaaaaaaactcctcttcACTTATTTTCCCTTCCTTCAAATGTCACTGTCCAATCTTCTCCATTTCTGTCGTCCCTTTGCTTTCTCCGATTCTCGTAATCCTCTTCGTCCAGTCAATCCACCCCTCATCACACTCTGTCTCTAAATGTGCGTTTGTCTTTTGCTTGGTCGCCCTGACCCATATAATAGTGGGCAGCTTCTTATAAGTGCATCTGATGATTCAATCCCCAAATCTTTTGCACTTTAGAGATTTAAAGAGACTCTACTTTTATCAGCAGGTAGAAAACACAGCACTTTGGTCGAGTAATTTTGGAGATAGACCCCACAGCGAAACTCTATCTCGCTCTGTCTCGTCCTTCTTTTTTGCTTCCCTATTTGAATataatgaatttttttttctccattcatTTTAGAATCATTGGGTTTCAGTGTCTGTACTTTGTTTTGATCCAGTTTTCCATTTTCTCTCCTATCAGGAGCTGTGCGCCACCATGGCAGCTGAGAGTGTTGCAGAACTCCGCGATTGGCTCTTCCTGCTCCTCCTGTGCCTCACCTTATTGGCTGAGGTGCTGGAACTGGCGGCAGCGGCAATTGCCATGGAGACGGGAGAGGGAGACGAGGGCATAGTTTGCCCCTCGGTTTGCCGCTGCGACGAGGGTTTTGTCTACTGCAATGACCGTGGCCTCAGCATTATTCCTCCGCTGCCGTTAACGGCTGCCATCCTGTACTTACAGAGCAACCGCCTGAGTAACGCCGGGCTGCCACCGTCGCTGGAACGCAGCACTTCCATACGAGTGATTTACCTGTATGCCAACCAGTTGGATGAATTTCCTATACACCTCCCGCCTTCATTACGGGAGCTCCATTTGCAGGATAATAATATACGAACGTTACCGCGGTCGGCTCTTGCCAAGTTACCATTACTAGAACGTTTACACCTGGATGATAACTCGATATCCACCGTTAGCATCCAGGACCGAGCCTTTTCTGGGACCCCACGGCTTCGACTGCTGTTTCTGTCTCGGAACCACCTGTCAAGCATCCCCGCAGGCCTGCCAACATCCTTGGAAGAGTTGCGACTGGATGACAACAGAATCAGCACCATCCCTACTCATGCCTTCCGTGGGCTCTCCTCTCTGAGACGCTTGGTCCTGGACGGGAACCTGCTGGCCAACACACGCATAGCAGATGACACCTTTTCTCGTCTTTCCAACCTGACTGAGCTTTCACTGGTCAGGAACGCTCTGCAGTCTCCACCTGCCAACCTGCCTTCAGCTCACCTTGTGCGACTCCATTTGCAAGACAATGGTATGACCCACATCTCGAGGGGGGCGCTAGATGGGATGCGGCggctgcagaggctggaccTGTCGGGGAATAATCTCACCACTCTGCCCCGGGGACTTTTTAAGGACACAGAAAGCCTGGAGCTGCTACTGCTGCGAGGAAACCCCTGGTACTGCGGCTGCAACCTTCGCTGGCTCCATGCCTGGCTGCACGGTCGGGGGGCGGCGGTTACAGTTAGGGGTCTAACCTGTCAGGGGCCTGAGCCTGTAAGGGGTCAGGCCCTTAGAGACCTAACTTCTCTGATGGAGCAGTGTGAAGGTCCCCCTCCTGTTCCTAATACTGGAATAGGGATGAACCCAGCAGACAAAGATGGAGGAGATGAAGATGGTGTTGGAGGGGGTCAAGCAGTGGCTTCAGTCCCCCATGGCAGCACCACCACTACCTCTCTGCTCATCCCCACACAGGGTTCTCTTTTCACCCTGCGAGCTAAGCGGCCAGGCCTAGTTATGCCTCTGCCCCCAGGTGAAGGAGGGCACGTATCTGGAGAGGCACTGGAGCTGACTGTAAAACCTCTCTCTTCAGACAGCGTGCTGGTGAGTTGGCTTTGTCCAGAGCCGGCACCCTCCTTCCGCCTGTCGTGGCTGAGGCTGGGCAGCAGTGCAGCTCTCGGTTCAATAACAGAGACTTTGGTACCTGGAGAAAGGAGGCAGTATCTTCTAACCCAGCTCACCCCACGCTCCCATTACCTCATCTGCCTGCTGCCATTACGACAGGAAACTTCCTTTGGGAGCCCCAGCATGGGTTCGTCTCGAGCTGTCAGCACGGACACGGACAGTAAAGACTCAGCCCCGGCCTGTGCACAGATAGAGACTGGAGATGCTCTGGCACACTCAGGAGAAGAGGGCTCAGATAAAAAGGGACGAGACTCAGAATTAACAGCCCTGCCACTGGCTGGGATTATTGGGGGTGCCACAGCATTAGTGAGCCTTCTGTTAATCTTTGGCATCTTCTGCTGGTATGGACAGAGATCAGGTTACATATCCGGGGACTCGGGCTCATACAACAGGGGCCGGGGAGGAAAACATTATGATGACTATGTAGAGTCAGGCACCAAGAAAGACACTTCCATCTTAGAGATCAGGGCCCCTCCTGCAGGGTTTCAGATGACAGCTATGGCCCATCAGCCTGTTCAGCCTAAGCTGGAGGATGTCACTTACATCCACACCattttcccctcctcctcctcctcttcctcccaagCTAACGGGACCTACCGGAGCAGTCACGGAGCTGGCAGCCTAAATGGCACCATCCTCAGCCAAACCAGCCACCATCGTGTTACATATGGCACCAACCGTGGCTACAGAGAGGGTGGCATCCCTGACATAGATTATGCCTACACGTGATGATACAGGGACGCACTCCCTGAGCCACGAAAGCCCTGTTGGCTAGTGGTTATTTTGTCCTTGGTTTCCAAAGTACCCTCTGTGCCTCTGCTGGTTCAATTCTGATTGGTTTGTTAAGTAGAGAATTTCTGCTATGTTAATTGGACAATTGCTAGAGTGACAGAAGTGTAAGTCCTACTATACTCTTCTACTGTATAAATACAATTTATAGTAGGCCCTTCTTTCAGCGCTTCTTATAAATGGTTACAGTTTCTCTTTTGGATATCTCAGTGTCTTTCAAACCTACTGTTCTTCTCAGCTAATGATAATACACAGTAAATTATTTGAGGTTGATATACTAGGCTTAGCTGATTTAGAAGGAGATATATTTATAATATGGGGAAAAGGCACTTGATGTGTATAGAGATAGGTCTCAAATCTTCCAACCAACTGTAAGCTTTGTGCTGTATAGATAAAAGGGATGACAGAGGAAGAAATCAATGGTTGTTATAACCCACAGATGACAATGCATCATGGTTGACATGAAAAGATGTGTTCCAAGCCCCTTCCTTTCCTCTGGTTTATTCCcctcctttttaattttttcctcctttccgcctctttttttttttttttttccttcagctgAGGCTCTTTCCTTTTATTTCTCTTGTGTCTTTTGTGGTGCTGTGAGCAGAGGACGACTTTGTTCTCGCCAAGGGAGCTGACAGCAGTGATAACAGTTCTGACAGAGACGAGAGACACAAACCACAGCACGAGGAGACTaatgagagtgagagagagagcatgtgtttgggtgggggtgatggatggatggatggatagatggatggatggagaaaaCATCAAAGgagatgaggaaaaaaagagggtgCGGAGCTGTGTTGGGGGGAATGTAGACGCAGAGAGAGGTGTGTTGGCTTCAGGCAAAGAGCGAGGACAGAAAAGGGGAGCTAAGTGGAAAAAAGGGCGTGTGACaaatgcagcagcaggaggtaaaaaagcacacaaagaggaaaaaaggtgGGGGATCAAGAAGGGAGTGGGTGGTTAAAGAAGAGGGTTGACAACTGGAATAATGTGACATCATAGtccaaaaaagaagagaaaaaaaaagaatgaagttTTTGCCCACAGTGTACCCACTGCACTCAGCACATGCCGAGTGATAACAGAGTGCATGCTTCCTTCAAGGACTGTTTTCAGGTGCCTGTGATCATTGAAATTCAAAGATGAATTTAACATTTCTCGGTAGTTACCTTTCACCTCgtgtatcttttttttaaaataaacagcacatttcagGATTTTAAAAACATCGGTAGGACAACAACAAGGACAAGAAGCACGGCGAGACAATCTGAGTAAAAAATACACTGATTGCCAAGACCACAGGACAACAGACAAGCCTGACAAGAACGACtattattgtaaaaaaaaaaaaaaaaaggaagaaaaaaaacttcatcTTGGAATTTCAGCACTGCATGTACCCAGTTTTTATTGTGGTCTGGTGTCATTATTAAATTATCTTTGCAAATGAAGTGAAAGAATCCTAATCACACATCTTATTATAGTAACCCATTATCTTCTAGAGGATGGCTAAACCTTcttaattaaaaataagttttagCAGCTGACACTTTTTTTGGTGGAAGTTGGAACGGCACTGGTCTGATTACTCTTTGTTAAAATCCACTCTTAACAAATCTATTCGACTACAGCGGGGGgaaaatatttttctctgtgtttatttaaaaagagagtAAGAATGATTTGTATATAAAGACCTCTATTAGTGGCTTACAATATATTGATTGACTACAGCAAAAATACCAGACAGGAATCAGGAATCAGTTAAAAACACCTGACCAAACTGTAAAACTcccaaaattaaaaattttaatattttatccctctgtgtaaaCAAATGCCAAATGTTTCCCTGTTGCAGCTTCCCAATTTTAAGTATttgcagtttttctcagtcTTATTACTCAGTAAATTGAAAATCTTTATCTCTTTTTACTGTTAGTTAAATGAACCAAGCAGTTCAAAGACATTACCCCAGGGTGCAGGAATCTAAGACAGACGTTTTTCCACAATTGCCTCACGTTGTATGGACCAGATGATTCAAGTGGACCTATTCTGCTCATTTCCGGcctcatatttttattcttcgAGCACCAGAGTTGCTTTGCATGAATTACAATCCAAAATTACCGTCATTTATCTCGGTGCAGCCCCTCAGTTCACCCACTGTCTGAGATGAGCCACTTCAGCTCCCTTTCCTGTGCCCCTCAGAGGGTTTGAACAGCAGACTGGTGGGAGTGCTGTGCTCACAACTAGAGCTGTGTGCCTGTGATGACCATATTATAGAGATCGCCTCGTATTTGATATGAACAGATCAAAGagtagaaacaaaaaaaataacagagcaATTTGAAGTTAGTTTTTTTAAGGCCCACGTTTGAAATAGGGAAGCGCATAATAGGTCCTCTTTAATCAGTTAATTTAGATCAACAATGAAATTGTGGCCTTTCCTCTTACACTGTCATATACAAAGGCAATTCATTTACTTGTATTATAATAAAGATTAGCTGAATTGGAGAAACTAAAACAACTAGTATAATCACACCTGATCTAGTGCATTCTGGGAGGTGAAACGTATAAGTTGACTCAGGTCGTGTGGTTTTATAGGCCTTAGCACAGCATAGACACTATGTTCTGGTGACTGGGATCACAGCCTGACCGCTACACTGTGCAATTCAACTCAAAGACAACCACAGGGAAACGAGCGACCCCCTGCTTTCTGACCGCCTCTCACTGACCACACTAATGTACTTTAAGGCAGGAGGAACATCAAAGAAGACGCTAATAAAATACAGCCAGAGATtaacaggaagaggaagaggagaaggtagagagagaaaaataaagggGGAGAGTGGAGAGGGGTGATTTAGATAGAGCCTGTAAGTGTTGAAACCCAAGTCTTACTTTGTGtagctctctttctctttttcaacCTGTGTTACAATGTACCAGTAATATTGGAAGAGCTCCGGTGTGGGTTTtttagggttgtttttttttttttttgcatttgttttattattttttttaatttttttaaaagcactgaAGCTTCCTTTCATTCTGTGTAGAGATCCTTTTCCTTTAAAAGTGTCACCCTCAGATGTGATAATGAAAACACTCTTAtgtataaacataaaaaaagggTGCAAAACGCTATTCCATTTATTGGTCTGTCGTCTTTTTTTCTACGCAGATGAATAAAGACTTCTAAAAGGAAGAGCGGATTCGTGagttctgtgtgtgcgtgcgtctgagTGGAGTTCATCAAATCGGAAGGAAAGGCTGGAGATGTCAAATAATGCACCAGAGTGGGCGGGGGGAGGgcttaaaaactaaaaatcaatGGGAAGCTCAGATTATTAACATGATTTATGACGAGACGGAGCAGGCCTCGTTAAATCACACACACTGGATGAATACATCAGCGTCTATGCGCTCCATGTTTTTATCCTGACAAGTTCAAGTGCGTATTTCACAGAGTGACACAAGAAACTCGGCTGCGTCCATTTGTATGGATGTGTTTGTGCTCGGTGCTCCTGAGTTTGGGTGAAGACATGCCTCTCATTCTAAGTGAGTGCTAATGCTTGTGTAAGCATGGATCAATATAACGAACGGGGGAGTGTATAAGTGTCCATCTTAGAGTAACTGCTTGTGATGGGTGTTTGAGAAGGAAGGAGTCTGAAAGAAAAATACTGTAGACAGAAATGGTTTGCCGCACGCTGATGACTTCGTATGACTATCTACAGGATCTGTGATTATACGTCTGGCGGTGTGCGGCTGCATCTTGGCGTCCACGCTCTTAACAACAATGGCCCGAGTTCTCATCGGTCATTATGGACGCCTTTCACTGCCGCGGTCCATTATCTAACGTCAGGTCCTGCAGCTTAATTATCCTAACTCGCATTACACCCAAGAAAAAGATGTATACTCCGAGACTGGGGGTAAGCATCTGTTTGGGCTAAATTTATTCTTGCACTGTAACAAATCGGATCAAAGTGAAGGCTTCCATTAAGTTACAACAACTAGTACGTCTGTCCAAAAGTAATTACTTTGCGAGAATAAACTGTGCTTTAAATTATTAAGAAGTGTTAGATATATATAACACGTGTTAAAGTTCGAACATAGAAGCACAACAGCAGTGTGTTGAGTTTCGATTCATCTCATTTGAATTAATTTCTGACTATGCGACCTCTATTCCTTTAACAAACAGGCTCAACTCACTGATGTGCAGTAAAATGGTCGGTTGCATTTTAAACTCCGTGCTCAGTATTTTCTTCACAACAGTGCTGCCACGGATGATTTAAAGCCGCAACGCGAGTTATCTTCCGCTGTTTGCGTGCATTTATAAGCTTATTTAGTGAAAAGGTCACTGTATTCCTCTCAATGCATGCATTTGAGGAAATGCATGTATGCATGCACAGTCAACCGAATCAAATCCACAACATAATCTTTTTGGCACAGATAGTTTGAATGCAAATGTTTCTACAAATACTGAGGCAGagctgagaaaagaaaaggcacTGCACGGGTGAATGTGTAagtttacattttctttcttgaCTTCGCAGCAGTCAAGGGCACGGCAGAGAAAAACATGAACAGATGCAACATATAAACATGAGAGGACCTCAAATACTGCTGCGTTGTCAAAGCCGCTGGCGTTTCACAGATATGCACAAGGTGTCCTTTAGCATCGGTGCCATTATGCACTGTCTTTACGGCAACAGTCAAACTGCCCGTTTACTTCTAACTCATCACATACAAATGCTTATAAATGACTTCTTGGTATTGCACTTAAACACACAAGGTAGCTGTCATTTTTTAGCATGCATTTAATTTGTGAAGGGGCTAATTGTTAAGCCAAATTAGCGCCACAATCTCAGGGACAACAGACagctatttaatttttttttttttgctttatatgCTCTCCATCTGACCAGATTCGCATTGGTCATTGCCAGAGTTACTTTCATACAAAAAAGGGCACCGTATCAACAGCCAAATAACCTTAAAATTCACTGAACTTTCACTCTGCGCTAGAGCCAAACTAAATGACACAATGTCAAAGACCCTGCATTTTGTTATCACAGCTCCACAACCAGTAAAGCATATAATCTAAAAATGCTAATCTAACTTGTGTGTGTTAGGGTGTTCTGCCAACTTTTGTGCCTAATGCTTTAAGCTTTGAGTGTGAACATATCAGAACTGGCACATTTCAGTATGTTTGATCTCATAATAATGTTGTTATGGCACGCAGATCCAGCCACAGCTTCACCGGCTGCAGCGGCAGCTACTTCCAGATCAAGCTGAGTGTGACGTTTCAGAAaaatacagcactgtgcaaaagtcttgagccggCCCTCAGTTCTTTATAGAAATGGAAAACGGGTACAGCAGTTTcttgaaacaaacattttctctgtcaagatgatcacacacagggtgccgccggtgcgtcgagccacctggggggctcttcaactggtgggggagattgtcacatcttgcaggagctttcctctcctcaggagctccctctgcaggagggggagatacaggagaggtggaggaagatctcagcctgggtgtttattgtcttatgtagtctggaagatgagtggatggtggggtgggtgcagttttctctgtggtggggttgggtggactgtcccgggctctgtggggccgggcggcgctgctgcactgggcccggtctggatgggcctgggccccctttccctggcgggtcgcggagtatgggggtgcctactggggtcagcgggggagctggccccagggaggggtcacttgcccctcccttccttccctccccatctccagctgcctccctcttcccgctccaccacaaccacccacacatgcagggccttggagtaggggtatgtcaccagggtgcagaggaggctacccccccccctctgtccccttctggctgcctctgcctcaattttatcccacaacttagacattcacattactcacactctcattacacatacatataggatcttgggggtgggcacgatacacggagtccaaagtaccatcagggtgtacaccccacccctggcatcgttgcccacctctcaattttaaatacacgtagacattgagggctagcaggagggaccatgtgcttacctgctgctctctggcaggtagctccaagccctcctgggttttaaatgcaccttagaacacacatgcatcaacattacaatgagcgggtggagggaggtttggagtcttctctcacccccgttctctgcgacctgctggagcaggagggctaggactaggaggaggagttggccgtccgactgcggtctggagtgtggagccttcctgctgctgcggagtcggggcggtctgcctccccccaccgcagggaaaagggaaacaccacctgggtctgggtgcagttcccccctccaggggcaagggcacctagacccggtttgtagagtacgcttggggagtgtgatcgtgtgtacaacgtctctttatgtctgtctccacgttggttgagtgtggagtaagtgcatatgagagcatgagggtgggaatggatgtttgtatctgtgtgggcctgtatgtctgtgtctatatgtcaggttgggtgtcaggcgccacctctctggggacatctcaggccctccaaggtttggaggcctatctccccctaccaccacttcccctgccagtggcggaccccctcagacatcggtgcgttggtggttctttgtgtccggggatgggtgtccaggtacacaccggctcactccttggcggccgcttatcagggcctggggcctggggctcgctcgggccacttcggaggtggggtgcccccggcctctcggcctggggctcggtcactcaggcgcagctggctgccggcggagctcacgggcgcgtcactgcaactccccctggcttctgctccgcggctgctgagtgagccctcatctgggactctcctcagctctttccgggacagtggcgcagctgcccctctgttggtcttccttggtctcttgtgttctgggggcctctggatgtctggagttttgatctcctccacacctgcttcacgccctggaggacggggctgtggcccccccacaccctctagcagattattacatgaaggaaccttttaaaaaaacaaaaaacaagcgcgtccatgctcacaggtgtacacacgggtgatcacacccacaaactacaccctttttggctcctacctcaaagcacactgtgttctgttgatcttatgtgctgcacaataatgtttaacatttagtatttactgtcatattcccatatatcattgtgatgttgtttattctattactcttgttctcttctgcttgctttcttttttctttctcagcaggtgatccaggtgattgatatatgcattttttttctctgcccgttctgttggtttttgtcttttgcccttctcccccgtccctcttctcagctgtttctctttccctctttctttctccccttctttcccccagtcaagtctgtcccgtattcattaagtgaaaataaaataaacaataaaaggtgaatcaaatggaccattacggcaaggctgggatggtcagtttggtaaagtaaatccgttgggcatctttctttgcctttagacaacaattctgatggcaaaagagccaaacgggaca
Coding sequences within it:
- the flrt1b gene encoding leucine-rich repeat transmembrane protein FLRT1, with translation MAAESVAELRDWLFLLLLCLTLLAEVLELAAAAIAMETGEGDEGIVCPSVCRCDEGFVYCNDRGLSIIPPLPLTAAILYLQSNRLSNAGLPPSLERSTSIRVIYLYANQLDEFPIHLPPSLRELHLQDNNIRTLPRSALAKLPLLERLHLDDNSISTVSIQDRAFSGTPRLRLLFLSRNHLSSIPAGLPTSLEELRLDDNRISTIPTHAFRGLSSLRRLVLDGNLLANTRIADDTFSRLSNLTELSLVRNALQSPPANLPSAHLVRLHLQDNGMTHISRGALDGMRRLQRLDLSGNNLTTLPRGLFKDTESLELLLLRGNPWYCGCNLRWLHAWLHGRGAAVTVRGLTCQGPEPVRGQALRDLTSLMEQCEGPPPVPNTGIGMNPADKDGGDEDGVGGGQAVASVPHGSTTTTSLLIPTQGSLFTLRAKRPGLVMPLPPGEGGHVSGEALELTVKPLSSDSVLVSWLCPEPAPSFRLSWLRLGSSAALGSITETLVPGERRQYLLTQLTPRSHYLICLLPLRQETSFGSPSMGSSRAVSTDTDSKDSAPACAQIETGDALAHSGEEGSDKKGRDSELTALPLAGIIGGATALVSLLLIFGIFCWYGQRSGYISGDSGSYNRGRGGKHYDDYVESGTKKDTSILEIRAPPAGFQMTAMAHQPVQPKLEDVTYIHTIFPSSSSSSSQANGTYRSSHGAGSLNGTILSQTSHHRVTYGTNRGYREGGIPDIDYAYT